In Marivivens aquimaris, one genomic interval encodes:
- a CDS encoding universal stress protein, giving the protein MRKFLVVLDDSRECLNAMRFAAMRAHNTGGGVTILSVITPDEFNHWIGVGEIMREEARERIVAHYEVFAKWMRDRQNIDPELVIREGEPVPQILDVVSTDPDIGVLVLGAGDDKKGPGPLVSQLTRQSGSLPIPITIVPGDLSKEKLEMIT; this is encoded by the coding sequence ATGCGTAAATTCCTAGTCGTGCTCGACGATAGCCGTGAATGTTTGAACGCCATGCGCTTCGCCGCGATGCGTGCGCACAATACTGGCGGCGGCGTCACCATCCTGTCGGTCATCACTCCCGACGAGTTCAATCACTGGATTGGCGTGGGCGAGATCATGCGCGAAGAAGCGCGCGAGCGGATCGTGGCCCATTACGAGGTTTTCGCGAAGTGGATGCGCGACCGTCAGAACATCGACCCCGAATTGGTGATACGCGAAGGCGAGCCGGTCCCGCAGATTCTCGATGTTGTGAGTACGGATCCCGACATCGGTGTGTTAGTGCTTGGCGCAGGCGACGATAAGAAGGGTCCTGGCCCTCTCGTAAGCCAACTGACGCGTCAATCGGGTAGTTTGCCCATCCCGATTACTATCGTTCCGGGCGATCTGAGCAAAGAAAAGCTCGAGATGATCACCTGA
- the tsaB gene encoding tRNA (adenosine(37)-N6)-threonylcarbamoyltransferase complex dimerization subunit type 1 TsaB encodes MRFDRPVLAFDTSAAHCAAALLLADGTVHTRVEEMSKGQAERLMPLVEELLTEHHLKMADLGAIGVGIGPGNFTGIRISVSAARGIALGLGIPAIGVDGFDARAYGSEGPVTTVISAPRGQVYVRDDNSAPEMRSAEDASPYPIVPEPTAHQLIENVARIAAERATTKQPRPAPLYVRAADAAPPRDAAPKILT; translated from the coding sequence TTGCGGTTTGATCGACCAGTACTGGCTTTTGATACATCGGCGGCGCATTGCGCCGCCGCTTTGTTATTGGCCGACGGCACCGTGCATACGCGGGTCGAAGAGATGTCCAAGGGACAGGCCGAGCGCCTGATGCCTTTGGTCGAAGAACTGCTGACGGAACATCACCTGAAAATGGCCGACCTCGGCGCGATTGGCGTGGGTATTGGCCCCGGTAATTTCACCGGCATTCGTATTTCCGTCTCCGCCGCCCGAGGCATCGCGCTCGGCCTCGGCATTCCGGCGATCGGTGTCGACGGATTTGATGCCCGCGCCTATGGCAGCGAAGGCCCCGTTACCACTGTGATCTCTGCGCCGCGCGGTCAGGTTTACGTCCGTGATGATAACAGCGCGCCGGAGATGCGCAGCGCTGAAGACGCCTCGCCCTACCCCATCGTGCCAGAGCCGACAGCCCATCAGCTCATCGAGAATGTCGCCCGCATCGCCGCGGAGCGCGCAACGACCAAGCAGCCGCGCCCTGCCCCGCTCTATGTTCGCGCTGCAGACGCCGCCCCGCCGCGCGATGCAGCCCCGAAAATTCTGACATGA
- a CDS encoding ABC transporter ATP-binding protein gives MNDIAPAIELKGISKAFGPVQANKDISIRVMPGTIHGIIGENGAGKSTLMSILYGFYKADSGEIWVNGKQTEIPDSEAAIAAGIGMVFQHFKLVENFTVLENIILGVEDGFLLRPSLSKARRELKSLADEYGLNVDPDAVIEEIGVGMQQRVEILKALYRRANILILDEPTGVLTPAEADQLFRILDRLREEGKTIILITHKLREIMDITDTVSVMRRGEMTATVKTAETNPQELAELMVGRKVLLQVDKIPAKPGEVVLDVQHLDVTDNQGVHRVKDVSFNIRAGEILGIAGVAGNGQSELLEVLGGYRKASGKVLVNGQEIDLSSKADGQDRRRAGISHVPEDRHREGLILNFSAWENTAFGYHMDERYQKNGLIMDNAAIIRDTAEKMERFDVRPPNPMLAAKNFSGGNQQKIVVAREIERNPDILLIGQPTRGVDIGAIEFIHKQIVALRDQGKAILLVSVELDEIMSLSDRIAVMFDGKIMGERLPHETDVNELGLLMAGMQRETA, from the coding sequence ATGAACGACATCGCTCCCGCCATTGAACTTAAGGGCATTTCCAAAGCATTCGGCCCCGTTCAGGCGAACAAGGACATTTCAATCCGGGTTATGCCCGGTACCATCCACGGCATTATCGGTGAGAACGGCGCGGGCAAATCAACGCTCATGTCGATCCTTTACGGGTTCTACAAAGCCGACTCCGGAGAAATCTGGGTCAACGGCAAACAGACCGAAATCCCCGACAGTGAAGCGGCAATTGCAGCCGGTATCGGGATGGTCTTCCAGCATTTCAAACTGGTCGAGAATTTTACCGTTCTCGAAAATATCATTCTGGGCGTCGAGGATGGCTTTCTCCTCCGTCCCTCGCTGAGCAAAGCGCGCCGCGAGTTGAAATCTCTGGCTGACGAATACGGGCTCAACGTCGATCCCGATGCCGTCATCGAAGAGATTGGCGTCGGCATGCAACAGCGCGTCGAAATCCTGAAAGCGCTCTACCGCCGCGCCAACATCCTCATCCTCGACGAGCCGACGGGTGTTCTGACGCCTGCGGAAGCGGACCAGTTGTTCCGCATCCTCGACCGTCTGCGCGAAGAGGGTAAGACGATCATCCTGATCACGCATAAACTGCGTGAAATCATGGACATCACCGACACCGTGTCGGTCATGCGTCGTGGCGAGATGACCGCAACCGTAAAGACCGCAGAAACCAATCCGCAGGAACTGGCGGAGCTGATGGTCGGGCGTAAGGTGCTTCTGCAGGTCGACAAGATCCCCGCTAAACCGGGTGAAGTGGTGCTCGACGTGCAGCATCTGGATGTGACCGACAATCAGGGCGTCCACCGCGTCAAAGACGTGTCCTTCAACATCCGCGCGGGCGAGATCCTCGGCATCGCTGGCGTTGCCGGCAATGGCCAGTCGGAATTGCTCGAAGTCCTTGGCGGTTACCGCAAGGCCAGCGGCAAAGTGCTGGTGAACGGTCAGGAAATCGACCTGTCGTCCAAGGCAGACGGTCAGGACCGCCGCCGTGCAGGCATTTCGCACGTGCCCGAAGACCGCCACCGCGAAGGTCTGATCCTGAATTTCTCGGCTTGGGAAAACACGGCCTTCGGCTACCACATGGACGAGCGTTACCAGAAAAACGGCCTCATTATGGACAATGCCGCGATCATCCGCGACACCGCCGAAAAGATGGAGCGTTTCGACGTTCGCCCGCCGAACCCGATGCTCGCTGCCAAAAACTTCTCGGGCGGCAACCAGCAGAAGATCGTTGTGGCCCGTGAAATCGAACGTAACCCCGACATTCTGTTGATCGGCCAGCCGACCCGCGGTGTCGACATTGGCGCGATCGAATTTATCCACAAGCAGATCGTCGCGCTTCGCGATCAGGGCAAAGCCATCCTACTTGTGTCGGTCGAACTCGACGAGATCATGTCCCTCTCGGACCGGATCGCTGTCATGTTTGACGGCAAGATCATGGGCGAGCGCCTTCCGCATGAAACAGACGTCAACGAACTCGGCCTTCTGATGGCCGGTATGCAGAGGGAAACTGCCTGA
- a CDS encoding [protein-PII] uridylyltransferase: MNLPQEALRDSASEPTLLTQAPNETAAEGLICTAADIFDKDAVIAEIDTAIADLTDAMDIRKETVKILMAARKRGVAAIAASFAARPFDASPVTRSYTFLTDGLVRATLHVARTKLHPLHNPTDGERLALVAIGGYGRGEMAAHSDVDLLFLTPYKITPWAESLIESMLYILWDLRLKVGHASRTVKDCLKLAREDYTIRTSLVELRFLDGDKKLAKSLQEKLWSDLFSNSAADFIEAKLTERSERHRKQGGQRYVVEPNVKEGKGGLRDLQSLYWIAKYVNQVEDPSELVDRGVFTADEFATFEQAQEFLWAVRCHLHLITGRAMDQLTFDLQVEVAERMGYNDNGGRRAVEHFMQDYFRHATRVGELTRIFLTSLEATHTKAEPMLTRLLSRRRRARPPYAIKQNRLTIADETAFFSDNVNMLRIFEEALRTGTLLHSDAMRLLASHLDLITDDVRNSKEANRIFLDLLLKHGNPERALRRMNELGVLSAFMPEFAPIVAMMQFNMYHHFTVDEHTIQCISHLARIERGELVEELPVASSILGGGVNRKILYIAILLHDIGKGRPEDHSVVGAQIARKVAPRLGLNKKEVETVEWLVRYHLLMSDMAQKRDISDPRTVRDFAKAVKSVERLDLLTVLTVCDINGVGPGTWNNWKAMLLRGLYNETRLALENGLEEINRETRENEAKKALRAALSDWDAKDLRTEMGRHYGPYWQGLPNSVHMVFAELLRNITDTEIKIDLKLDPDRDATRACFAMADHPGLFNRLTGALALVGANVVDARTDTSKDGYATAIFWVQDADGHPYEASRLPRLQQMIYRTLRGEVITREALKDRDKLKKREQAFKVKTNILFDNEGSDIYTIIEVDTRDRPGLLHDLTRVLAADNVYIASAMIATFGEQVVDTFYVKDMFGLKFHQENRRAALEKKLREAIRMGVERATV; this comes from the coding sequence TTGAACCTGCCCCAAGAAGCTTTGCGGGATTCGGCTTCTGAGCCGACACTCCTCACGCAAGCCCCGAACGAAACGGCGGCCGAAGGCCTGATTTGCACGGCCGCCGATATCTTTGACAAAGATGCAGTCATTGCTGAAATCGATACCGCAATCGCGGATCTGACGGATGCGATGGACATCCGCAAAGAGACGGTCAAAATTCTGATGGCGGCCCGCAAACGCGGTGTTGCCGCCATCGCCGCCTCCTTTGCCGCGCGTCCCTTCGACGCCAGCCCCGTTACCCGCAGCTATACTTTCCTGACCGATGGTCTGGTTCGCGCGACGCTCCACGTCGCCCGCACAAAGCTGCACCCCCTGCACAATCCGACCGACGGCGAACGCCTCGCGCTGGTGGCCATTGGCGGCTACGGTCGCGGAGAGATGGCTGCCCACTCCGACGTCGATCTGTTGTTCCTGACCCCGTACAAAATCACGCCTTGGGCCGAGAGCCTGATCGAGTCGATGCTGTATATCCTTTGGGATTTGCGCCTGAAGGTCGGCCACGCCAGCCGCACCGTCAAAGACTGCCTCAAGCTCGCGCGCGAAGATTACACGATCCGCACCAGCCTTGTTGAGCTACGTTTCCTCGACGGTGACAAGAAGCTCGCGAAGTCGCTTCAGGAAAAACTCTGGAGCGATCTGTTCAGCAACTCCGCCGCTGACTTCATCGAAGCAAAGCTGACCGAGCGTTCCGAACGTCACCGCAAGCAAGGTGGCCAGCGCTACGTCGTTGAGCCCAACGTGAAAGAAGGCAAAGGCGGTCTGCGCGACCTCCAGTCGCTTTATTGGATCGCGAAGTACGTCAATCAGGTCGAGGACCCGTCCGAACTGGTCGATCGCGGCGTTTTCACTGCCGACGAATTCGCGACCTTTGAACAGGCACAGGAATTCCTTTGGGCCGTGCGTTGTCATCTGCACTTGATTACCGGACGCGCTATGGACCAGCTGACGTTCGACCTTCAGGTCGAGGTCGCCGAGCGCATGGGCTACAACGACAACGGCGGTCGCCGCGCTGTCGAGCACTTCATGCAGGACTATTTCCGCCACGCCACCCGCGTGGGCGAATTGACCCGTATCTTTCTTACCTCGCTGGAAGCCACGCACACCAAGGCCGAGCCGATGCTCACGCGTCTTCTGTCGCGCCGCCGCCGTGCCCGCCCGCCCTACGCGATCAAGCAGAACCGCCTGACGATTGCCGATGAGACAGCGTTCTTCTCGGACAACGTCAACATGCTGCGGATTTTTGAAGAAGCACTGCGGACAGGGACGCTATTGCACTCGGACGCCATGCGTTTGCTGGCCTCGCACCTCGATCTGATCACCGACGACGTGCGGAATTCCAAAGAAGCGAACCGTATTTTCCTCGATCTGCTGCTCAAACACGGCAACCCCGAACGTGCGCTGCGTCGCATGAACGAACTCGGTGTGCTTTCGGCGTTCATGCCCGAATTCGCCCCCATCGTCGCGATGATGCAGTTCAACATGTATCACCACTTTACCGTGGACGAGCACACCATCCAGTGCATCAGTCACCTTGCGCGGATCGAACGCGGTGAGCTGGTTGAGGAATTGCCTGTGGCCTCCAGCATTCTGGGCGGCGGCGTGAACCGCAAGATCCTCTATATTGCGATCCTGCTACACGATATCGGCAAAGGCCGTCCTGAAGATCACAGCGTCGTCGGCGCCCAGATCGCCCGCAAGGTTGCTCCGCGGCTTGGCCTCAACAAAAAAGAGGTGGAGACGGTCGAATGGCTGGTCCGCTATCACCTGCTGATGTCGGACATGGCGCAGAAACGGGATATCAGCGATCCGCGCACCGTCCGCGATTTTGCCAAAGCGGTGAAGTCGGTCGAACGGCTTGATCTGCTGACGGTTCTGACGGTCTGCGATATCAACGGCGTTGGCCCCGGCACGTGGAACAACTGGAAAGCCATGCTGCTACGCGGTCTCTATAATGAAACCCGTCTCGCGCTCGAAAACGGTCTGGAAGAGATCAACCGTGAAACCCGCGAGAACGAGGCGAAGAAAGCCCTTCGCGCGGCTCTGAGCGATTGGGATGCGAAAGATCTGCGCACCGAGATGGGCCGCCATTACGGTCCCTATTGGCAGGGCCTACCCAATTCGGTCCACATGGTATTCGCGGAACTTCTGCGCAACATCACCGATACCGAGATCAAGATCGACCTCAAGCTTGACCCTGACCGCGATGCGACCCGTGCGTGCTTTGCTATGGCCGACCACCCTGGTCTGTTCAACCGCCTCACCGGTGCGCTGGCGCTTGTCGGTGCGAACGTTGTCGACGCCCGAACGGACACGTCGAAGGATGGTTATGCGACCGCGATCTTCTGGGTGCAGGACGCCGACGGCCATCCCTATGAGGCAAGCCGCCTGCCCCGCTTGCAGCAGATGATCTACCGGACCCTGCGGGGTGAGGTGATTACTCGTGAGGCACTGAAGGATCGCGACAAGCTCAAGAAACGCGAGCAGGCGTTCAAGGTGAAGACCAACATCCTCTTCGATAACGAGGGTTCGGATATCTACACCATCATCGAAGTCGACACGCGCGACCGGCCGGGCCTTTTGCATGACCTGACCCGCGTTCTGGCGGCCGACAACGTCTATATTGCCTCGGCAATGATCGCGACATTTGGTGAGCAGGTTGTCGACACCTTCTATGTCAAAGACATGTTCGGCCTGAAATTCCATCAGGAAAACCGCCGCGCCGCGCTGGAGAAGAAACTGCGCGAAGCAATCCGTATGGGTGTGGAACGGGCGACGGTCTGA
- the rimI gene encoding ribosomal protein S18-alanine N-acetyltransferase: MITDRMADIHARSFTVPRPWSAKELDSFRSDPKVVTVSTDNGFAMGQVILDEAEVLTVAVDPHARRAGEGRKLMTELLSAVQARGVTRVFLEVNVNNSAAIALYRSFGFSDSGLRRGYYAVGDGTSHDALLMQVTLKAA; this comes from the coding sequence ATGATCACGGACCGGATGGCCGACATCCACGCGCGGAGCTTCACTGTGCCCCGCCCGTGGTCTGCGAAGGAATTGGACAGCTTCAGATCGGACCCGAAGGTGGTCACGGTCAGTACGGACAATGGCTTTGCTATGGGACAGGTCATTCTGGATGAGGCCGAAGTTCTGACAGTCGCCGTCGATCCTCATGCGCGCCGCGCCGGCGAGGGACGCAAGCTGATGACGGAGCTACTCTCAGCGGTGCAAGCCCGCGGCGTGACGCGCGTTTTTTTGGAAGTGAACGTCAACAACTCTGCCGCGATCGCACTGTACCGCAGTTTCGGATTCTCTGATTCGGGATTGCGCCGCGGGTACTACGCGGTAGGTGACGGAACGTCACATGATGCATTACTCATGCAGGTTACACTAAAGGCGGCGTAA
- the murJ gene encoding murein biosynthesis integral membrane protein MurJ translates to MKPIRLVSGFLTVGLWTLASRLMGFVRDIMIAAYLGTGPVAEAFLIAFSLPNMFRRFFAEGAFNMAFVPMFSKKFEAGEDAEKFANDAFTGLATVLIVFTVIAMAAMPWLVLAMASGFAGDERFDLAVDYGRIAFPYILFISLAALLSGVLNSIGRFTAAAAAPVLLNVLFIAGMVLGHALGWPVGDTLVWTVPLAGFAQMALVWYAAHKAGFTLRFTRPKFTPELKRLAIIAAPAALSGGVVQVNLLIGRQIASFFDGAVAWLSYADRLYQLPLGVVGIAIGVVLLPDLSRRLRGGDIDGSRDAFNRACEMSLALTVPAAVALMVIPVPLVQVLFERGAFGSDDTMNTAIAVAVYGLGLPAFVMQKTLQPLFFAREDTRRPFYIALASLAITTTAAIGLAPFIGFIASAIATTLSAWVAVLILWIMSRPMGEAAQFDARFKRRIWRIVLASFAMGAVLWFSYGSAAFFFGLPHVRYLALFILVMIGMVSYFIVGQLIGAFRIREFAGAFRRSR, encoded by the coding sequence ATGAAACCCATTCGACTTGTCTCCGGCTTTCTCACTGTCGGTCTGTGGACGCTTGCGTCCCGCTTGATGGGTTTTGTGCGCGACATCATGATCGCCGCCTACCTCGGCACCGGCCCTGTCGCCGAAGCGTTCCTGATCGCTTTTTCACTGCCCAACATGTTCCGCCGCTTCTTTGCCGAGGGTGCGTTTAACATGGCGTTCGTGCCGATGTTTTCGAAGAAATTCGAAGCGGGCGAGGATGCGGAGAAGTTCGCCAATGACGCCTTCACCGGCCTCGCAACAGTCCTGATCGTCTTCACTGTGATTGCGATGGCAGCGATGCCGTGGCTCGTGCTGGCGATGGCGTCGGGCTTTGCAGGTGACGAGCGGTTCGACCTCGCGGTCGATTATGGCCGTATCGCGTTCCCCTATATCCTGTTCATCTCGCTGGCTGCTTTGCTATCGGGCGTGCTGAACTCCATCGGTCGCTTCACAGCTGCCGCTGCTGCGCCTGTTCTGCTGAACGTGCTGTTTATTGCAGGCATGGTTCTGGGACACGCGCTCGGTTGGCCCGTTGGTGACACGTTGGTCTGGACCGTGCCGCTCGCCGGTTTCGCGCAAATGGCGCTAGTCTGGTACGCGGCGCATAAAGCGGGCTTCACGCTGCGCTTCACCCGTCCGAAGTTCACGCCGGAGCTGAAGCGCCTTGCGATCATCGCAGCTCCCGCTGCGCTTTCGGGCGGTGTCGTTCAGGTCAATTTGCTCATCGGTCGCCAGATCGCCAGCTTCTTTGACGGAGCCGTCGCGTGGCTGTCCTACGCCGATCGCCTCTATCAACTGCCGCTCGGCGTGGTTGGCATTGCGATTGGCGTGGTACTCCTCCCCGACCTTTCCCGCCGTTTGCGTGGCGGTGATATCGACGGCAGCCGCGATGCGTTCAACCGTGCTTGCGAGATGTCGCTGGCGCTGACCGTCCCCGCTGCCGTTGCGCTGATGGTCATTCCTGTGCCGCTGGTGCAGGTACTTTTCGAGCGCGGCGCGTTCGGCAGTGACGACACGATGAACACCGCAATTGCGGTCGCCGTCTATGGCCTCGGCCTGCCCGCGTTCGTCATGCAGAAAACGCTCCAGCCGCTGTTCTTTGCGCGTGAAGATACCCGCCGTCCGTTCTACATCGCGCTGGCCTCGCTGGCCATTACCACCACGGCGGCGATCGGCCTTGCGCCGTTCATTGGCTTCATCGCCTCGGCAATTGCGACGACGCTTTCGGCATGGGTAGCTGTGCTGATCCTCTGGATCATGTCGCGCCCGATGGGTGAAGCCGCGCAGTTCGACGCCCGCTTCAAGCGCCGCATCTGGCGGATCGTTCTTGCATCATTCGCGATGGGCGCCGTGCTCTGGTTCAGCTACGGCAGTGCGGCATTCTTCTTCGGCCTGCCGCACGTCCGGTATCTGGCACTCTTCATCCTCGTGATGATCGGCATGGTTAGCTACTTCATCGTCGGCCAGCTCATCGGCGCGTTCCGTATTCGGGAATTTGCCGGAGCGTTCCGCCGCAGCCGTTAA
- the trpS gene encoding tryptophan--tRNA ligase, whose protein sequence is MTDNNFTPRVFSGIKPSGGLTLGNYLGAIKRFVDMQGGQFETIYCVVDLHAITVWQDPKELANATREVAAGYLASGIDPEKSILFNQAQVAEHAELGWIFNCVARVGWMNRMTQFKDKAGSGKDAEKASLGLYAYPSLMAADILLYHATHVPVGEDQKQHVELTRDIAKKFNHDFKVDFFPETTPVIEGPAMRVMNLRDGSKKMSKSGESDMERINMTDDADQIAKKFKKAKSDAEPLPETLEGLTDRPEARNLVNIYAALNDMTNEQVITEYAGAGWGKFKPALADLAVEKLAPISTEMKRLMDDPAEIDRLLTRGADRAREIAQPILKQTYDIVGLLRG, encoded by the coding sequence ATGACCGATAACAATTTCACGCCCCGCGTGTTCTCTGGCATCAAACCCTCGGGCGGGCTGACCCTTGGCAACTATCTCGGCGCGATCAAACGCTTCGTGGATATGCAGGGCGGCCAGTTCGAGACGATCTATTGCGTGGTAGACCTCCACGCGATCACCGTCTGGCAGGATCCCAAGGAACTGGCGAACGCGACCCGTGAAGTTGCCGCTGGCTACCTTGCCTCGGGCATCGATCCCGAGAAGTCGATCCTGTTCAATCAGGCGCAGGTCGCGGAACACGCCGAGCTGGGCTGGATTTTCAACTGCGTCGCCCGCGTGGGCTGGATGAACCGCATGACGCAGTTCAAGGATAAGGCCGGTTCGGGCAAGGACGCTGAAAAGGCCTCGCTCGGCCTTTATGCCTACCCGTCCCTGATGGCGGCCGACATTTTGCTCTATCACGCGACCCACGTTCCGGTCGGCGAGGACCAGAAGCAGCACGTCGAACTGACCCGCGACATCGCAAAGAAGTTCAACCACGACTTCAAAGTCGACTTCTTCCCCGAGACCACTCCGGTCATCGAAGGCCCTGCCATGCGCGTAATGAACCTGCGCGATGGTTCGAAAAAGATGTCGAAGTCGGGCGAGAGCGACATGGAACGCATCAACATGACTGATGATGCTGACCAGATCGCCAAGAAGTTCAAGAAGGCGAAGTCCGATGCCGAACCGTTGCCGGAAACGCTGGAAGGTCTGACGGACCGTCCGGAGGCGCGCAACCTCGTCAACATCTATGCCGCGCTCAACGATATGACCAACGAACAGGTCATTACAGAGTACGCGGGCGCAGGTTGGGGCAAGTTCAAACCGGCCCTCGCCGATCTCGCTGTTGAAAAGCTTGCGCCGATCTCCACCGAGATGAAGCGCCTGATGGACGATCCGGCTGAAATCGACCGCTTACTAACCCGCGGCGCTGACCGTGCCCGCGAGATTGCGCAGCCGATCCTGAAGCAAACCTACGATATCGTCGGTCTTCTTCGCGGCTGA
- a CDS encoding rhomboid family intramembrane serine protease yields the protein MEQERVINPIPPAVLVLALLMVGIELVMQLATAGLAGGAQGVGWRADTINDFGFFPAIQHEMFARGTFPFDYLYRYVTYPFVHSSLMHAGFAAVITLAVGKFVGDRWHWASVVTVFFSSAIVAAVIFGLIAPENWPYYGGYPAVYGLIGAFSHIMWVRLGQQGANRWKAFSMIGILLVIQIIWGLFVKLIYLMGYGGDATPMMLYLGISEFAGFATGLILSPLVGPGGWQGFLARIRQR from the coding sequence ATGGAGCAGGAACGAGTCATTAATCCCATTCCGCCTGCAGTTCTGGTGCTAGCGCTGCTGATGGTCGGGATCGAACTGGTGATGCAACTGGCAACCGCCGGTCTGGCGGGCGGTGCGCAGGGCGTCGGCTGGCGCGCGGATACGATCAACGACTTCGGCTTTTTCCCCGCCATCCAGCACGAGATGTTTGCGCGCGGGACGTTCCCGTTTGACTACCTCTACCGTTATGTCACGTACCCGTTCGTCCATAGCAGCCTGATGCACGCTGGCTTTGCTGCCGTCATCACTCTGGCGGTCGGCAAGTTCGTCGGTGATCGCTGGCACTGGGCCTCGGTCGTGACGGTGTTCTTTTCCTCGGCCATCGTAGCGGCAGTGATCTTCGGACTGATCGCGCCCGAAAACTGGCCGTACTACGGCGGCTACCCAGCGGTTTACGGCCTGATCGGCGCGTTTTCCCACATCATGTGGGTTCGCCTTGGCCAGCAGGGCGCGAACCGTTGGAAGGCGTTCAGCATGATCGGCATCCTCTTGGTCATCCAGATCATCTGGGGCCTGTTCGTAAAGCTGATCTACCTCATGGGGTACGGCGGCGATGCGACCCCGATGATGCTCTATCTTGGCATATCGGAGTTCGCCGGTTTCGCGACAGGATTGATCCTATCGCCGCTCGTTGGACCCGGCGGATGGCAAGGCTTCCTCGCACGGATCCGTCAGCGCTGA
- a CDS encoding BMP family lipoprotein, whose amino-acid sequence MSLFTKFLGASTALALTAGAAMADPAVIFDLGGKFDKSFNEAAFTGAQRWAEETGGSFAETEITSDAQREQAIRRFAEDGYNPIVMAGFSWGTPLATVAADYPDIKFTIIDSVTDAPNVRSVVFNEHEGSYLVGMLAAMASEDGTVGFIGGMDIPLIRKFACGYAQGVLAVNPDATVIANMTGTTPAAWNDPVKGSELTLGQISQGADVIYAAAGGTGVGVLQTAADQGVYSIGVDSNQNYMQPGSVLTSMLKRVDNAVYDAFSAGTDVEVGLQVMGLDNDGVGYALDEYNEELITDEMKAAVEEATAQIASGELAVHDYMSDETCPVLDF is encoded by the coding sequence ATGAGCCTCTTCACCAAATTCCTCGGCGCATCGACCGCGCTGGCCCTGACCGCAGGCGCCGCCATGGCCGATCCCGCCGTGATCTTCGATCTCGGTGGTAAGTTCGACAAATCGTTCAACGAAGCAGCCTTCACCGGCGCGCAGCGTTGGGCCGAAGAAACCGGCGGCAGCTTTGCCGAAACCGAAATCACCTCGGACGCTCAGCGTGAGCAGGCAATTCGCCGCTTCGCCGAAGACGGCTACAACCCGATCGTCATGGCTGGCTTCTCGTGGGGCACCCCGCTGGCAACCGTTGCTGCTGATTATCCGGATATCAAGTTCACCATCATCGACTCGGTCACCGATGCTCCGAACGTCCGTTCGGTCGTCTTCAACGAGCACGAAGGTTCGTACCTCGTCGGTATGCTGGCAGCTATGGCGTCGGAAGACGGCACCGTTGGCTTCATCGGCGGCATGGACATCCCGCTCATCCGCAAGTTCGCTTGTGGCTACGCACAGGGCGTTCTGGCTGTGAACCCGGACGCGACCGTCATCGCCAACATGACCGGTACTACTCCGGCAGCTTGGAACGATCCGGTTAAAGGTTCGGAACTGACCCTCGGCCAGATCAGCCAAGGCGCTGACGTAATCTACGCAGCTGCTGGCGGCACCGGCGTTGGTGTTCTCCAGACCGCAGCCGACCAGGGCGTTTACTCGATCGGCGTCGACTCGAACCAGAACTACATGCAGCCGGGTTCGGTTCTGACCTCGATGCTCAAGCGCGTCGACAACGCTGTTTACGATGCCTTCTCGGCCGGTACCGACGTTGAAGTCGGCCTGCAGGTCATGGGCCTCGACAACGACGGTGTTGGCTACGCTCTCGACGAGTACAACGAAGAGCTGATCACCGACGAAATGAAGGCAGCTGTCGAAGAAGCGACCGCTCAGATCGCTTCGGGCGAGCTGGCTGTTCACGACTACATGTCGGACGAAACCTGCCCGGTTCTGGACTTCTAA
- a CDS encoding NifU family protein: MFIQTESTPNPATLKFLPGQTVLEAGTADFPSATAAEKSPLASRIFATGGIAGVFFGNDFVTVTKEDSVEWDHIKPAILGAIMEHFQSGASAIEGTDASGGHNSEHVAEEDVAVVEQIKELLDTRVRPAVAQDGGDITFHGFDRGVVYLHMQGACAGCPSSTLTLKMGIENLLRHYVPEVLEVRPVAV; encoded by the coding sequence ATGTTTATCCAGACCGAATCCACGCCGAACCCGGCGACGCTGAAATTCCTTCCGGGCCAGACCGTACTCGAAGCAGGCACCGCCGATTTCCCGAGCGCGACCGCCGCTGAGAAATCCCCGCTGGCCAGCCGCATTTTCGCGACCGGCGGCATTGCTGGTGTGTTCTTCGGCAACGATTTCGTAACCGTCACCAAAGAGGACTCGGTCGAGTGGGACCATATCAAGCCTGCGATCCTCGGCGCGATTATGGAGCACTTCCAGTCTGGCGCTTCGGCCATCGAAGGCACCGACGCGAGTGGTGGCCACAACTCCGAACACGTTGCGGAAGAAGACGTGGCTGTTGTCGAACAGATCAAAGAGCTTCTCGATACCCGCGTGCGCCCGGCCGTTGCGCAGGATGGCGGCGACATTACGTTCCACGGCTTTGACCGCGGCGTTGTCTATCTGCACATGCAGGGCGCTTGCGCCGGTTGCCCCTCGTCTACTCTCACGCTGAAGATGGGCATCGAAAACCTGCTGCGCCACTACGTTCCTGAAGTGCTCGAGGTCCGCCCCGTTGCGGTTTGA